In Candidatus Korarchaeum sp., a single genomic region encodes these proteins:
- a CDS encoding prephenate dehydrogenase/arogenate dehydrogenase family protein, translating into MEILIIGAGEMGKLFSRYLSEEHQVAIYDLDRRKVEEIADERIKPLSDLSDLREFESALLCVPISKVPGLVEELSGKMRKGSVVMEISSVKSPVIGSMRKLPSIGIKGISFHPLFGPGIGDIRNGRAAVIEVTSIEDEISYLSSLFPFELIPMSLEDHDRAMAWLGLIHLITNSFLSSSDDDSYLLRSASTKTISWFLRVSAATLNQSEALSQELITQNPYFEEALEKFLKELNSRDFKEIRRKIKKWLEIIDIKGSYEFLYRF; encoded by the coding sequence TTGGAGATCCTGATAATAGGAGCCGGGGAGATGGGTAAGCTCTTCTCGAGGTACTTGAGTGAGGAGCATCAAGTAGCTATATACGACCTAGATCGCAGGAAGGTTGAGGAGATAGCTGATGAGAGGATCAAACCATTGAGCGATCTTTCCGATCTGAGAGAATTCGAATCAGCGTTATTATGCGTCCCTATATCGAAGGTCCCGGGCTTGGTGGAGGAGCTGAGCGGTAAGATGAGGAAGGGGAGCGTCGTGATGGAGATAAGCTCTGTTAAGAGCCCCGTTATAGGGAGCATGAGGAAGCTCCCGAGTATTGGGATCAAGGGGATCTCATTCCATCCCCTCTTCGGCCCGGGGATAGGTGATATTAGGAATGGGAGGGCCGCTGTGATAGAGGTCACGAGTATAGAGGACGAGATCTCCTACCTCTCATCCCTCTTCCCCTTCGAGTTGATACCGATGAGCTTAGAGGATCACGATAGAGCGATGGCCTGGCTGGGCTTGATCCATCTGATCACTAACTCATTCCTCTCCTCATCCGATGATGATTCCTATCTCCTGAGATCAGCGAGCACTAAAACGATCTCCTGGTTCCTCAGGGTATCCGCAGCTACTCTGAATCAGAGCGAGGCCCTGAGCCAAGAGCTAATAACACAGAACCCTTACTTCGAGGAGGCCCTGGAGAAGTTCCTTAAGGAACTCAATTCGAGGGATTTCAAGGAGATAAGGAGGAAGATAAAGAAGTGGCTCGAAATAATAGATATAAAGGGCTCCTATGAGTTCTTGTACAG